In a genomic window of Phragmites australis chromosome 14, lpPhrAust1.1, whole genome shotgun sequence:
- the LOC133890686 gene encoding zinc finger CCCH domain-containing protein 50-like — MGDLADLACAAEAARSHQAGGSRRDRLAALLELAAADDAAGFREALAGGGDEEAAELADGVGLWYGRSKAYEPRTPLMVAATYGSATVVSLLLGLGCVDVNRRPGVDGATALHCAASGGSRNAVAIVKSLLAAGADLVTPDSAGRFPADVILAPPGLPDSWGDLEMLLGRRRGLAVATSVPSGSSSPPLSSSPDEGNRSPSSRSSSLSPITVDRGKKEYPVDPTLPDIKSSVYASDEFRMFAFKVRPCSRAYSHDWTECPFVHPGENARRRDPRKHPYTAVPCPNFRRPGGCPSGDSCEFSHGVFESWLHPSQYRTRLCKESAACARRICFFAHDEDELRHVPHNSSAGLLSPRASSSIDMTAAAALGLLPGSPTRHFVPPPVSPSSANYGGGAAAHWLQGSRLRSSFNARDAQVDDLGALLEWESQYLGALSLPQSSRSQTRLSTGLSIRPTAIVPTSLEEMYASDMAMSPRFTNDQGQSVYSPAHKSAILNKLHQQKGLLSPVNTNRMYSPRGIDPSALIHSPFGAMSPRSPRTMEPTSPLSARVGPTVTQREMFDQFSSLNKHQVPSVGSPRNLNASWGNIGAQKSKVDWGVDDEELVRLRHPAQSRVAEEEPDVSWVQSLVNHADLNGKRGEMAGMASRFMNRPDLSNQAELLDETVIASWLEHMHLEPK, encoded by the coding sequence ATGGGTGACCTTGCTGATCTCGCgtgcgcggcggaggcggcgcgtTCGCATCAAGCCGGCGGCAGCCGGCGGGACAGGCTGGCGGCGCTGCTGGAGCTCGCGGCGGCTGACGACGCCGCGGGGTTCCGGGAGGCGCTCGCCGGGGGAGgcgatgaggaggcggcggagctggCGGACGGGGTGGGTCTGTGGTACGGCCGGAGCAAGGCGTATGAGCCGCGCACGCCGCTGATGGTGGCGGCGACGTACGGCAGCGCAACGGTGGTGTCGCTGCTGCTTGGCCTGGGCTGCGTCGACGTCAACCGTCGCCCCGGCGTCGACGGCGCCACCGCGCTGCACTGCGCCGCGTCTGGTGGCTCTCGGAACGCCGTCGCCATTGTCAAGTCGCTCTTGGCTGCCGGCGCCGACCTGGTCACCCCCGACTCCGCCGGCCGCTTCCCTGCCGACGTCATCCTGGCTCCTCCTGGTTTGCCGGACTCTTGGGGGGATCTGGAGATGCTCCTTGGCCGCCGCCGAGGGCTCGCTGTCGCGACCTCGGTGCCATCGGGCTCGTCGTCCCCGCCTCTGTCGTCCTCTCCGGATGAGGGCAACAGGTCGCCATCTTCGCGGTCTTCTTCGTTGTCTCCGATCACGGTGGACCGTGGCAAGAAGGAGTACCCGGTGGATCCGACCCTGCCAGACATCAAGAGCAGCGTGTATGCCTCTGATGAGTTCCGCATGTTCGCGTTCAAGGTGCGGCCCTGCTCCAGGGCCTATTCACATGACTGGACCGAGTGCCCTTTCGTGCACCCCGGCGAGAACGCCCGCCGCCGTGACCCCCGCAAGCACCCGTACACTGCTGTGCCTTGCCCCAACTTCCGCCGCCCTGGTGGTTGCCCCAGCGGTGATAGCTGCGAGTTCTCCCATGGTGTGTTCGAGAGCTGGCTCCACCCGTCGCAGTACCGCACCAGGCTGTGCAAGGAGAGCGCAGCTTGCGCCCGCCGCATCTGCTTCTTCGCCCATGATGAAGATGAGCTCCGCCATGTGCCTCACAATAGCAGCGCAGGTCTGCTGTCTCCCCGTGCCTCTTCATCTATTGATATGACTGCCGCAGCTGCTCTTGGGCTTCTTCCTGGATCTCCTACCAGGCACTTCGTGCCGCCACCTGTGTCACCATCTTCTGCTAACTATGGTGGAGGTGCTGCTGCTCACTGGCTCCAAGGTAGCAGGCTGCGTTCTTCTTTCAATGCAAGGGATGCACAGGTTGATGATCTTGGCGCACTCCTGGAATGGGAATCACAGTACCTTGGGGCGCTCAGCCTCCCACAAAGCAGCCGATCCCAGACCCGTCTTTCTACTGGTCTGAGCATTCGCCCAACAGCGATTGTTCCAACTAGCCTTGAAGAAATGTATGCTTCTGACATGGCAATGTCGCCAAGGTTCACTAATGACCAAGGTCAGTCAGTCTACTCACCAGCACACAAATCAGCCATCCTTAACAAGCTTCATCAACAAAAGGGTCTCCTGTCGCCTGTTAATACCAACAGGATGTACTCTCCAAGGGGCATTGATCCGTCGGCACTTATCCATTCTCCTTTTGGTGCCATGTCTCCTAGGTCCCCTCGGACCATGGAACCAACATCCCCCCTAAGTGCCCGTGTTGGACCTACTGTCACACAGCGTGAGATGTTTGATCAGTTCTCTTCCCTGAACAAGCATCAGGTGCCATCTGTAGGTTCACCACGGAATCTTAATGCTTCATGGGGCAACATTGGTGCCCAAAAGAGTAAGGTCGACTGGGGTGTTGACGATGAGGAGCTGGTCCGCTTGAGGCACCCTGCACAGTCAAGAGTTGCAGAAGAGGAGCCAGATGTGTCATGGGTGCAATCACTGGTGAACCATGCCGATCTGAATGGCAAGAGGGGCGAAATGGCAGGCATGGCTTCTCGATTCATGAATAGGCCTGACCTGAGCAATCAAGCTGAGTTATTGGATGAGACGGTAATTGCTTCTTGGCTTGAGCATATGCACTTGGAACCGAAGTGA